A DNA window from Rhinolophus sinicus isolate RSC01 linkage group LG10, ASM3656204v1, whole genome shotgun sequence contains the following coding sequences:
- the USP19 gene encoding ubiquitin carboxyl-terminal hydrolase 19 isoform X27 has translation MSGGTSATGPRRGPPGLEEATSKKKQKDRANQESKDGDPRRGSVSTPQEEQTKEELLLDWKQSADEVIVKLRVGAGPLRLEEVDTAFTDTDCVVRLPDGRQWGGVFYAEIESSCAKVQARKGGLLQLALPKKVPLLTWPSLLKKPLGTQELVSGLQCQENGQEPSPIALEPGPEPRRAKQEARNQKRAQGRGEAEAEEQLQVPLLNPQTCLLGSEESLALLAGEKAVSPRNDPVSPAMTRSQDPEKGDRSKEEMAVAADAAPLVDEPDMVNLAFVKNDSYEKGPDSVVVHVYVKEICRDTSRVLFREQDFMLIFQTRDGNFLRLHPGCGPHTIFRWQVKLRNLIEPEQCTFCFTASRIDICLRKRQSQRWGGLEAPAARVGGAKVVVPTGPTPLDSTPPGGAPHPLTGQEEARAVEKEKPKARSEDTALDGVAARTPMEHVAPKPEPHLASPKPTCMVPPMPHSPVSGDSVEEEEEEEKKVCLPGFTGLVNLGNTCFMNSVIQSLSNTRELRDFFHDRSFEAEINYNNPLGTGGRLAIGFAVLLRALWKGTHHAFQPSKLKAIVASKASQFTGYAQHDAQEFMAFLLDGLHEDLNRIQNKPYTETVDSDGRPDEVVAEEAWQRHKMRNDSFIVDLFQGQYKSKLVCPVCAKVSITFDPFLYLPVPLPQKQKVLPVFYFAREPHSKPIKFLVSISKENSSASEVLDSLSQSVHVKPENLRLAEVIKNRFHRVFLPSQSLDTVSPSDTLLCFELLSPELAKERVVVLEVQQRPQVPSIPISKCAACQRKQQSEDEKLKRCTRCYRVGYCNQLCQKTHWPDHKGLCRPENIGYPFLVSVPASRLTYARLAQLLEGYARYSVSVFQPPFQPGRMALEAQGPGCTTLLSTSSLEAGDSERDSIQPPELQLVTPVAEGDTGIARAWAAPDRCPVPSTSGVSSEMLASGSIDVGSMPAGERVSRPEAAVPGYQHPSEAMNSHTSQFLIYKIDSSNREQRLEDKGDTPLELGDDCSLALVWRNNERLPEFVLVASKELECAEDAGSAGEAARAGHFTLDQCLNLFTRPEVLAPEEAWYCPQCKQHREASKQLLLWRLPNVLIVQLKRFSFRSFIWRDKINDLVEFPVRNLDLSKFCIGQKEEQLPSYDLYAVINHYGGMIGGHYTACARLPSDRSSQRSDVGWRLFDDSTVTTVDESQVVTRYAYVLFYRRRNSPVERPPRAGHSEHHPDLGPAAEAAASQGLGPGQAPEVAPTRTAPERFAPPVDRPAPTYSNMEEVD, from the exons AATTGTTGCTTGATTGGAAGCAGAGTGCAGATGAGGTGATTGTCAAGCTGCGTGTGGGAGCTGGTCCCCTGCGGCTGGAGGAGGTGGATACTGCTTTCACGGACACGGACTGTGTGGTGCGGCTTCCAG ATGGTCGGCAGTGGGGTGGTGTTTTCTATGCTGAGATAGAAAGTTCTTGCGCCAAAGTACAGGCTCGCAAAGGTGGCCTCCTGCAGCTGGCATTGCCCAAGAAGGTGCCTCtgctcacatggccttctctCCTG AAGAAACCTCTGGGGACCCAGGAGTTGGTGTCAGGGCTACAGTGCCAGGAGAATGGGCAGGAGCCGTCTCCCATTGCCCTGGAGCCAGGCCCTGAGCCCCGCAGGGCTAAGCAAGAGGCTCGGAACCAGAAGCGGGCCCAGGGACGTGGTGAG GCTGAGGCTGAGGAACAGCTCCAGGTACCACTGCTGAACCCCCAGACCTGCCTCCTGGGCTCGGAGGAGAGTCTAGCACTTTTGGCAGGAGAGAAGGCAGTGTCCCCCAGGAATGACCCAGTCTCCCCCGCCATGACTCGGAGCCAAGACCCTGAGAAAGGTGATCGTTCCAAAGAGGAGATGGCAGTAGCAGCAGATGCTGCACCCTTGGTGGATG AGCCCGACATGGTGAACCTGGCATTTGTCAAGAATGACTCGTATGAGAAAGGGCCGGACTCCGTGGTGGTGCACGTATACGTGAAGGAAATCTGCAGGGACACCTCTCGCGTGCTCTTCCGTGAGCAGGACTTCATGCTTATCTTCCAGACCAG GGATGGAAACTTCCTGAGGCTGCACCCGGGCTGTGGGCCTCACACCATCTTCCGTTGGCAGGTGAAGCTCAG GAACCTGATTGAGCCAGAGCAGTGCACCTTCTGCTTCACGGCCTCTCGCATTGACATCTGCCTCCGAAAGCGGCAGAGTCAGCGCTGGGGGGGCCTGGAGGCCCCAGCTGCACGAG TGGGTGGTGCAAAGGTGGTCGTGCCGACAGGTCCAACCCCTCTGGATTCAACCCCACCGGGAGGTGCCCCACACCCCCTGACAGGCCAGGAGGAAGCCCGGGCTGTGGAGAAGGAGAAACCGAAGGCTCGATCTGAGGACACAGCGCTGGATGGTGTGGCAGCCCGCACCCCCATGGAGCATGTAGCCCCAAAGCCAGAGCCACACCTGGCCTCG CCCAAGCCCACATGTATGGTGCCCCCAATGCCCCACAGCCCTGTGAGTGGAGACAGcgtggaggaagaggaggaagaagagaagaaggtgTGTCTGCCGGGCTTCACTGGCCTTGTCAATCTCGGTAACACTTGCTTCATGAACAGTGTCATTCAGTCTCTGTCCAACACTCGGGAGCTCCGGGACTTCTTCCATG ACCGCTCCTTTGAGGCCGAGATCAACTACAACAACCCACTGGGGACAGGTGGGCGTCTGGCCATTGGCTTTGCCGTGCTGCTGCGGGCGCTGTGGAAGGGCACCCACCATGCCTTCCAGCCTTCTAAGTTGAAG GCCATTGTGGCGAGCAAGGCCAGCCAGTTCACAGGCTATGCACAGCACGATGCCCAGGAATTCATGGCTTTCCTGTTGGATGGGCTGCACGAGGACCTGAACCGCATACAGAACAAGCCGTACACGGAGACAGTGGACTCAGATGGGCGGCCCGATGAG GTGGTGGCGGAGGAGGCATGGCAGCGGCACAAGATGAGGAATGACTCTTTCATCGTGGACCTGTTTCAGGGCCAGTACAAGTCGAAGCTGGTGTGCCCTGTGTGTGCCAAG GTCTCCATCACGTTTGACCCATTCCTGTACCTGCCAGTGCCCTTGCCACAGAAGCAAAAGGTTCTACCCGTCTTCTATTTTGCCCGGGAGCCCCACAGCAAGCCCATCAAG TTCCTGGTGAGCATCAGCAAGGAGAACTCCAGTGCAAGTGAAGTGTTGGACTCCCTCTCTCAGAGTGTCCATGTGAAGCCTGAGAACCTGCGTCTGGCCGAG GTGATTAAGAATCGCTTCCACCGTGTATTCCTGCCCTCCCAGTCATTGGACACTGTGTCCCCATCCGACACGCTCCTCTGCTTCGAGCTGTTATCCCCAGAGTTGGCCAAGGAGCGGGTGGTGGTGCTAGAGGTACAACAG CGCCCCCAGGTGCCCAGCATCCCGATCTCCAAGTGTGCAGCCTGCCAGCGGAAGCAGCAGTCCGAGGACGAGAAGCTGAAACGCTGCACCCGGTGCTATCGTGTGGGCTACTGCAACCA GCTCTGCCAGAAAACCCACTGGCCTGACCATAAGGGCCTCTGCCGCCCTGAGAACATTGGCTACCCCTTCCTGGTCAGTGTACCTGCCTCACGCCTCACTTATGCCCGTCTTGCTCAGTTGCTAGAGGGCTATGCCCG GTATTCTGTGAGCGTATTCCAGCCACCCTTCCAGCCTGGCCGCATGGCCTTGGAGGCCCAGGGCCCTGGCTGCACCACGTTGCTCTCCACTAGCTCCCTGGAGGCTGGGGACAGTGAGAGGGACTCCATTCAGCCACCTGAGCTCCAACTGGTGACCCCCGTGGCTGAGGGGGACACAGGGATTGCCCGGGCATGGGCAGCCCCTGATCGGTGCCCTGTGCCCAGCACCAGTGGGGTTTCTTCCGAGATGCTGGCCAGTGGGTCCATTGATGTTGGCTCCATGCCTGCTGGTGAAAGGGTGTCCCGGCCCGAAG CTGCTGTGCCCGGCTACCAACATCCAAGTGAAGCCATGAATTCCCACACATCCCagttccttatctataaaattgacTCATCCAACCGAGAGCAGCGGCTAGAGGACAAAG GAGATACCCCACTGGAGCTGGGTGATGACTGCAGCCTGGCTCTTGTCTGGCGGAACAACGAGCGCCTGCCAGAGTTCGTGTTGGTGGCCTCCAAGGAGCTGGAATGTGCGGAGGATGCAGGCTCTGCCGGGGAAGCTGCCCGTGCCGGCCACTTCACTCTGGACCAGTGCCTGAACCTCTTCACGCGGCCGGAGGTGCTGGCACCCGAGGAGGCTTG GTACTGCCCACAGTGCAAACAACACCGCGAGGCCTCCAAGCAGCTGCTGCTGTGGCGCCTGCCCAACGTGCTCATTGTGCAGCTCAAGCGCTTCTCCTTCCGCAGTTTCATCTGGCGTGACAAGATCAACGACTTAGTGGAGTTCCCTGTTCG GAACCTGGACCTGAGCAAGTTCTGCATTGGTCAGAAAGAGGAGCAGCTGCCCAGCTACGACCTGTATGCCGTCATCAACCACTACGGAGGCATGATCGGTGGTCACTACACCGCCTGTGCACGCCTGCCCAGTGACCGCAGCAGCCAGCGCAGCGACGTGG GCTGGCGCTTGTTTGATGACAGCACGGTGACAACAGTAGACGAGAGCCAGGTTGTGACGCGTTATGCCTATGTACTCTTCTACCGCCGGCGGAACTCTCCTGTGGAGAGGCCCCCCCGGGCAGGTCACTCTGAGCACCACCCAGACCTAGGCCCTGCagctgaggctgctgccagccag GGACTAGGCCCTGGCCAGGCCCCCGAGGTGGCCCCCACGCGGACAGCCCCTGAACGCTTCGCCCCCCCTGTGGACCGCCCAGCCCCCACCTACAGCAACATGGAGGAGGTCGATTAG
- the USP19 gene encoding ubiquitin carboxyl-terminal hydrolase 19 isoform X14: MSGGTSATGPRRGPPGLEEATSKKKQKDRANQESKDGDPRRGGSVSTPQEEQTKEELLLDWKQSADEVIVKLRVGAGPLRLEEVDTAFTDTDCVVRLPDGRQWGGVFYAEIESSCAKVQARKGGLLQLALPKKVPLLTWPSLLKPLGTQELVSGLQCQENGQEPSPIALEPGPEPRRAKQEARNQKRAQGRGEVGAGAGPGAQAGPSAKRAVHLRRGPEGEGSRDGPGPRGDAPPFLAESATQAEAEEQLQVPLLNPQTCLLGSEESLALLAGEKAVSPRNDPVSPAMTRSQDPEKGDRSKEEMAVAADAAPLVDGKEPDMVNLAFVKNDSYEKGPDSVVVHVYVKEICRDTSRVLFREQDFMLIFQTRDGNFLRLHPGCGPHTIFRWQVKLRNLIEPEQCTFCFTASRIDICLRKRQSQRWGGLEAPAARGAVGGAKVVVPTGPTPLDSTPPGGAPHPLTGQEEARAVEKEKPKARSEDTALDGVAARTPMEHVAPKPEPHLASPKPTCMVPPMPHSPVSGDSVEEEEEEEKKVCLPGFTGLVNLGNTCFMNSVIQSLSNTRELRDFFHDRSFEAEINYNNPLGTGGRLAIGFAVLLRALWKGTHHAFQPSKLKAIVASKASQFTGYAQHDAQEFMAFLLDGLHEDLNRIQNKPYTETVDSDGRPDEVVAEEAWQRHKMRNDSFIVDLFQGQYKSKLVCPVCAKVSITFDPFLYLPVPLPQKQKVLPVFYFAREPHSKPIKFLVSISKENSSASEVLDSLSQSVHVKPENLRLAEVIKNRFHRVFLPSQSLDTVSPSDTLLCFELLSPELAKERVVVLEVQQRPQVPSIPISKCAACQRKQQSEDEKLKRCTRCYRVGYCNQLCQKTHWPDHKGLCRPENIGYPFLVSVPASRLTYARLAQLLEGYARYSVSVFQPPFQPGRMALEAQGPGCTTLLSTSSLEAGDSERDSIQPPELQLVTPVAEGDTGIARAWAAPDRCPVPSTSGVSSEMLASGSIDVGSMPAGERVSRPEAAVPGYQHPSEAMNSHTSQFLIYKIDSSNREQRLEDKGDTPLELGDDCSLALVWRNNERLPEFVLVASKELECAEDAGSAGEAARAGHFTLDQCLNLFTRPEVLAPEEAWYCPQCKQHREASKQLLLWRLPNVLIVQLKRFSFRSFIWRDKINDLVEFPVRNLDLSKFCIGQKEEQLPSYDLYAVINHYGGMIGGHYTACARLPSDRSSQRSDVGWRLFDDSTVTTVDESQVVTRYAYVLFYRRRNSPVERPPRAGHSEHHPDLGPAAEAAASQGLGPGQAPEVAPTRTAPERFAPPVDRPAPTYSNMEEVD, from the exons AATTGTTGCTTGATTGGAAGCAGAGTGCAGATGAGGTGATTGTCAAGCTGCGTGTGGGAGCTGGTCCCCTGCGGCTGGAGGAGGTGGATACTGCTTTCACGGACACGGACTGTGTGGTGCGGCTTCCAG ATGGTCGGCAGTGGGGTGGTGTTTTCTATGCTGAGATAGAAAGTTCTTGCGCCAAAGTACAGGCTCGCAAAGGTGGCCTCCTGCAGCTGGCATTGCCCAAGAAGGTGCCTCtgctcacatggccttctctCCTG AAACCTCTGGGGACCCAGGAGTTGGTGTCAGGGCTACAGTGCCAGGAGAATGGGCAGGAGCCGTCTCCCATTGCCCTGGAGCCAGGCCCTGAGCCCCGCAGGGCTAAGCAAGAGGCTCGGAACCAGAAGCGGGCCCAGGGACGTGGTGAGGTAGGCGCGGGGGCTGGCCCCGGGGCCCAGGCAGGGCCCAGCGCCAAGAGGGCTGTGCATCTCCGCAGAGGGCCAGAGGGGGAAGGGTCCAGAGATGGCCCTGGACCCCGGGGCGATGCCCCCCCCTTCCTGGCTGAGTCAGCTACCCAG GCTGAGGCTGAGGAACAGCTCCAGGTACCACTGCTGAACCCCCAGACCTGCCTCCTGGGCTCGGAGGAGAGTCTAGCACTTTTGGCAGGAGAGAAGGCAGTGTCCCCCAGGAATGACCCAGTCTCCCCCGCCATGACTCGGAGCCAAGACCCTGAGAAAGGTGATCGTTCCAAAGAGGAGATGGCAGTAGCAGCAGATGCTGCACCCTTGGTGGATGGTaaag AGCCCGACATGGTGAACCTGGCATTTGTCAAGAATGACTCGTATGAGAAAGGGCCGGACTCCGTGGTGGTGCACGTATACGTGAAGGAAATCTGCAGGGACACCTCTCGCGTGCTCTTCCGTGAGCAGGACTTCATGCTTATCTTCCAGACCAG GGATGGAAACTTCCTGAGGCTGCACCCGGGCTGTGGGCCTCACACCATCTTCCGTTGGCAGGTGAAGCTCAG GAACCTGATTGAGCCAGAGCAGTGCACCTTCTGCTTCACGGCCTCTCGCATTGACATCTGCCTCCGAAAGCGGCAGAGTCAGCGCTGGGGGGGCCTGGAGGCCCCAGCTGCACGAG GTGCAGTGGGTGGTGCAAAGGTGGTCGTGCCGACAGGTCCAACCCCTCTGGATTCAACCCCACCGGGAGGTGCCCCACACCCCCTGACAGGCCAGGAGGAAGCCCGGGCTGTGGAGAAGGAGAAACCGAAGGCTCGATCTGAGGACACAGCGCTGGATGGTGTGGCAGCCCGCACCCCCATGGAGCATGTAGCCCCAAAGCCAGAGCCACACCTGGCCTCG CCCAAGCCCACATGTATGGTGCCCCCAATGCCCCACAGCCCTGTGAGTGGAGACAGcgtggaggaagaggaggaagaagagaagaaggtgTGTCTGCCGGGCTTCACTGGCCTTGTCAATCTCGGTAACACTTGCTTCATGAACAGTGTCATTCAGTCTCTGTCCAACACTCGGGAGCTCCGGGACTTCTTCCATG ACCGCTCCTTTGAGGCCGAGATCAACTACAACAACCCACTGGGGACAGGTGGGCGTCTGGCCATTGGCTTTGCCGTGCTGCTGCGGGCGCTGTGGAAGGGCACCCACCATGCCTTCCAGCCTTCTAAGTTGAAG GCCATTGTGGCGAGCAAGGCCAGCCAGTTCACAGGCTATGCACAGCACGATGCCCAGGAATTCATGGCTTTCCTGTTGGATGGGCTGCACGAGGACCTGAACCGCATACAGAACAAGCCGTACACGGAGACAGTGGACTCAGATGGGCGGCCCGATGAG GTGGTGGCGGAGGAGGCATGGCAGCGGCACAAGATGAGGAATGACTCTTTCATCGTGGACCTGTTTCAGGGCCAGTACAAGTCGAAGCTGGTGTGCCCTGTGTGTGCCAAG GTCTCCATCACGTTTGACCCATTCCTGTACCTGCCAGTGCCCTTGCCACAGAAGCAAAAGGTTCTACCCGTCTTCTATTTTGCCCGGGAGCCCCACAGCAAGCCCATCAAG TTCCTGGTGAGCATCAGCAAGGAGAACTCCAGTGCAAGTGAAGTGTTGGACTCCCTCTCTCAGAGTGTCCATGTGAAGCCTGAGAACCTGCGTCTGGCCGAG GTGATTAAGAATCGCTTCCACCGTGTATTCCTGCCCTCCCAGTCATTGGACACTGTGTCCCCATCCGACACGCTCCTCTGCTTCGAGCTGTTATCCCCAGAGTTGGCCAAGGAGCGGGTGGTGGTGCTAGAGGTACAACAG CGCCCCCAGGTGCCCAGCATCCCGATCTCCAAGTGTGCAGCCTGCCAGCGGAAGCAGCAGTCCGAGGACGAGAAGCTGAAACGCTGCACCCGGTGCTATCGTGTGGGCTACTGCAACCA GCTCTGCCAGAAAACCCACTGGCCTGACCATAAGGGCCTCTGCCGCCCTGAGAACATTGGCTACCCCTTCCTGGTCAGTGTACCTGCCTCACGCCTCACTTATGCCCGTCTTGCTCAGTTGCTAGAGGGCTATGCCCG GTATTCTGTGAGCGTATTCCAGCCACCCTTCCAGCCTGGCCGCATGGCCTTGGAGGCCCAGGGCCCTGGCTGCACCACGTTGCTCTCCACTAGCTCCCTGGAGGCTGGGGACAGTGAGAGGGACTCCATTCAGCCACCTGAGCTCCAACTGGTGACCCCCGTGGCTGAGGGGGACACAGGGATTGCCCGGGCATGGGCAGCCCCTGATCGGTGCCCTGTGCCCAGCACCAGTGGGGTTTCTTCCGAGATGCTGGCCAGTGGGTCCATTGATGTTGGCTCCATGCCTGCTGGTGAAAGGGTGTCCCGGCCCGAAG CTGCTGTGCCCGGCTACCAACATCCAAGTGAAGCCATGAATTCCCACACATCCCagttccttatctataaaattgacTCATCCAACCGAGAGCAGCGGCTAGAGGACAAAG GAGATACCCCACTGGAGCTGGGTGATGACTGCAGCCTGGCTCTTGTCTGGCGGAACAACGAGCGCCTGCCAGAGTTCGTGTTGGTGGCCTCCAAGGAGCTGGAATGTGCGGAGGATGCAGGCTCTGCCGGGGAAGCTGCCCGTGCCGGCCACTTCACTCTGGACCAGTGCCTGAACCTCTTCACGCGGCCGGAGGTGCTGGCACCCGAGGAGGCTTG GTACTGCCCACAGTGCAAACAACACCGCGAGGCCTCCAAGCAGCTGCTGCTGTGGCGCCTGCCCAACGTGCTCATTGTGCAGCTCAAGCGCTTCTCCTTCCGCAGTTTCATCTGGCGTGACAAGATCAACGACTTAGTGGAGTTCCCTGTTCG GAACCTGGACCTGAGCAAGTTCTGCATTGGTCAGAAAGAGGAGCAGCTGCCCAGCTACGACCTGTATGCCGTCATCAACCACTACGGAGGCATGATCGGTGGTCACTACACCGCCTGTGCACGCCTGCCCAGTGACCGCAGCAGCCAGCGCAGCGACGTGG GCTGGCGCTTGTTTGATGACAGCACGGTGACAACAGTAGACGAGAGCCAGGTTGTGACGCGTTATGCCTATGTACTCTTCTACCGCCGGCGGAACTCTCCTGTGGAGAGGCCCCCCCGGGCAGGTCACTCTGAGCACCACCCAGACCTAGGCCCTGCagctgaggctgctgccagccag GGACTAGGCCCTGGCCAGGCCCCCGAGGTGGCCCCCACGCGGACAGCCCCTGAACGCTTCGCCCCCCCTGTGGACCGCCCAGCCCCCACCTACAGCAACATGGAGGAGGTCGATTAG